A stretch of the Marinobacter sp. JH2 genome encodes the following:
- a CDS encoding ChuX/HutX family heme-like substrate-binding protein produces the protein METAILENAVIEKTLAERWETLVSKQPNLRIRSAAEALGVSEMELVRLRGKDALTPLQTRFPELLAAMENVGPVMILTRNDEVVHEVTGSFKGFTTGKSGVMGLAVGEIDIRVFFTHWVWGYRVQEQVRSGCRESLQFFDRYGAAVFKIYRVAETDGTAWSELIETFAAERLESFAPCGKRPVPERVSVESVDVDTLRDGWQNLKDVHHFHALLKRTGADRLTALELLRGEWATELKTAGAEVLDHLLELLRDNGCPSMFFVGNPGIVQIFTGQVVNVKRSGPWMNVLDPNFNLHVNTAQIESWWLVRRPSSDGIITSVEAFNAQGELVLTVFGERKPGIPESELWREQVATLEVVA, from the coding sequence ATGGAAACGGCCATATTAGAAAACGCTGTGATCGAAAAGACGCTGGCGGAGCGGTGGGAAACGTTGGTATCGAAACAGCCGAATTTGAGGATTCGGTCGGCGGCCGAGGCATTGGGTGTTAGCGAAATGGAATTGGTGCGGTTGCGCGGAAAGGATGCTTTGACCCCGCTTCAGACTCGCTTTCCAGAGCTTCTTGCAGCAATGGAAAACGTGGGCCCTGTCATGATCCTGACGCGTAATGACGAGGTGGTCCACGAAGTGACAGGCTCCTTCAAAGGTTTTACCACAGGTAAATCCGGTGTCATGGGGCTGGCTGTAGGCGAGATCGACATTCGGGTGTTTTTCACCCATTGGGTGTGGGGTTACCGGGTTCAGGAGCAGGTACGCTCTGGTTGTCGAGAGAGCCTTCAGTTCTTTGACCGATATGGTGCTGCGGTATTCAAGATTTATCGGGTCGCAGAAACCGATGGGACTGCCTGGTCAGAACTGATTGAGACGTTTGCCGCTGAGCGCCTGGAAAGCTTCGCGCCTTGCGGCAAGCGCCCGGTGCCTGAGCGTGTGTCGGTTGAGAGTGTTGATGTGGATACGCTGCGTGACGGATGGCAAAACCTGAAAGATGTTCACCATTTTCATGCCTTGTTGAAACGCACCGGAGCAGATCGACTGACGGCTTTGGAGCTGCTCAGAGGCGAGTGGGCGACTGAGTTAAAGACCGCCGGTGCTGAGGTACTGGATCATCTGCTTGAGCTGTTGCGGGATAACGGTTGCCCCAGCATGTTTTTCGTGGGGAACCCGGGCATTGTTCAGATTTTTACCGGACAAGTTGTCAATGTGAAACGTTCGGGGCCTTGGATGAACGTGTTGGATCCAAATTTCAATCTGCACGTTAACACGGCGCAAATCGAGTCCTGGTGGCTGGTTCGCCGGCCATCTTCGGACGGCATCATCACTTCTGTCGAGGCTTTCAATGCACAGGGTGAGTTGGTGCTTACGGTATTTGGCGAGCGTAAACCAGGGATTCCGGAATCCGAACTCTGGAGAGAGCAGGTGGCCACTTTGGAGGTTGTTGCATGA
- a CDS encoding ABC transporter substrate-binding protein, translating to MLLIALCWLTPALVQAEPTRVVTADGAITETVYRLGLESMLVAVDTTSGYPEETQTLPKIGYLRALPFEGVLAMRPDVLITTEQAAPQENLDRLAKAGIQIETLPMAWTPEASLERILTVGEILHARTEAKDLVAELSSEISRVQQSAANRGSRPRVLFILAAGNHSVLLAGQDTAASALLDAVNAENAVTTIQGYKPASREAILASQPDAIVIAESTPGQFDISNWQELAHLDAWKSGHRMVADSMFLLGFGPRLPEALDALNRVLPSNAAVVSDDS from the coding sequence ATGCTTCTGATCGCATTATGCTGGCTGACCCCGGCGTTGGTTCAGGCTGAACCGACGCGAGTGGTGACGGCCGATGGTGCAATTACGGAAACCGTTTATCGGCTCGGATTAGAGTCGATGCTGGTGGCGGTCGACACCACGAGCGGATACCCGGAAGAGACGCAAACGTTGCCCAAGATCGGTTATCTCCGGGCACTGCCTTTCGAAGGCGTGTTGGCAATGAGGCCGGACGTGCTTATTACGACTGAACAAGCGGCCCCCCAAGAAAATCTGGATCGGTTGGCCAAGGCTGGCATTCAAATAGAAACGCTGCCGATGGCGTGGACACCGGAGGCTTCGCTGGAGCGGATTTTAACCGTTGGCGAGATACTGCACGCACGTACCGAGGCTAAAGATCTGGTTGCCGAGCTTTCATCCGAGATCAGTCGGGTGCAGCAGTCTGCGGCCAATCGCGGGAGCCGTCCCAGAGTGTTGTTTATTCTGGCAGCGGGTAATCATTCAGTATTGTTGGCAGGGCAAGACACAGCCGCTTCCGCATTGCTGGATGCCGTGAATGCAGAAAATGCTGTGACAACGATTCAGGGTTATAAGCCAGCGAGCAGGGAGGCTATTCTGGCTTCGCAGCCGGATGCCATTGTCATTGCAGAATCGACGCCGGGTCAGTTTGATATCAGTAACTGGCAGGAGCTTGCGCATCTGGATGCCTGGAAGTCAGGGCACCGAATGGTGGCCGACAGTATGTTTCTTCTGGGATTTGGCCCTCGATTGCCTGAAGCACTGGATGCTCTGAACCGGGTTTTGCCTTCCAATGCAGCTGTGGTGAGCGATGATTCGTGA
- a CDS encoding iron ABC transporter permease, translated as MIRDAAGRFGHTPALIIVVCAAVSVALLSVASGAYPLAIPDILKVLGGREASDPVASLVLLEVRMPRFLLGFLVGAVLAVSGALLQGLFRNPLADPGLIGVSAGASLAAIMVIVLGSTWLGEWLEFAGEWALPIAAFFGGSATVFLAWRIANRGGQTQVATLLLSGIAINAIAGAATGLLTFYATDDELRSLTFWTMGSLGHAGWDELVIGAPFMILALIVSPFLARPLDAFLLGESVVGHLGYPANTVKKAAILVVGLGVGAAVAVSGLIGFVGLVVPHLVRLVLGASHRVVLPFSALIGGTLLVAADSLARILVAPAELPIGLMMALIGGPFFLGLLMRRKIV; from the coding sequence ATGATTCGTGACGCAGCTGGCCGCTTCGGCCACACCCCGGCTTTGATCATTGTGGTGTGTGCGGCCGTATCGGTCGCTTTGTTGTCGGTCGCCAGCGGGGCATACCCGCTGGCGATACCTGATATTTTGAAGGTGCTCGGTGGCCGGGAAGCCAGTGATCCAGTGGCCTCTCTGGTGCTGCTAGAGGTTCGTATGCCCAGATTCCTGCTAGGGTTTCTGGTAGGGGCCGTACTGGCTGTTTCGGGGGCTCTGCTCCAAGGATTGTTCCGCAACCCGTTGGCTGATCCAGGCCTGATAGGGGTCTCCGCAGGCGCTTCCTTGGCCGCCATCATGGTCATAGTGTTGGGCAGTACCTGGCTGGGGGAATGGCTGGAATTTGCGGGCGAGTGGGCCTTGCCTATTGCGGCATTTTTCGGGGGTAGTGCGACAGTGTTTCTGGCATGGCGAATTGCTAATCGCGGCGGGCAAACGCAGGTAGCAACATTGTTGCTTTCGGGAATTGCGATTAATGCAATCGCAGGGGCGGCCACAGGCTTGCTGACGTTTTACGCCACTGATGACGAGCTGAGATCGTTGACCTTCTGGACCATGGGTAGTTTGGGGCATGCCGGTTGGGATGAGCTGGTGATCGGCGCACCGTTTATGATTCTGGCGCTGATAGTGTCTCCGTTCTTAGCGCGACCTCTGGATGCGTTTCTTTTGGGGGAGTCAGTCGTTGGGCATCTTGGTTACCCCGCTAACACCGTAAAGAAAGCAGCGATTTTGGTCGTTGGGCTGGGAGTGGGTGCAGCGGTTGCGGTCAGTGGTTTGATTGGTTTTGTCGGATTAGTTGTGCCGCATCTGGTTCGACTGGTGTTGGGCGCCAGTCATCGCGTGGTGCTGCCGTTTAGCGCTTTGATTGGCGGCACGCTTCTGGTGGCTGCGGATTCACTGGCACGGATTTTGGTAGCACCGGCGGAATTGCCTATCGGACTGATGATGGCACTGATTGGAGGCCCATTCTTTCTTGGGTTGTTGATGCGGCGGAAGATAGTTTAA